From the Natrinema amylolyticum genome, the window GATACTCTTCCCGTTCCGCGTGACTTGAGAGGGCGCGTTCCGGCCGAAAAGGTCTCGTTAAAAGAAGCAAGCATGAGATGACTTATCATACCTCGTGTCTCTATCCTGGGGGTGTATATCGTTTTCTATTACCGTGTTATGTTTTAGCATGGATAGTCGGACCGCAGCCGTCGCCGCTGTTCTCTCCGTTTCGGGCGTATCACGCCCTCCATCGGCCGCTCGCACAATGCGCGCTGTGTCTTTATCGCCATCGCGGGCGTACTCGCGTCCATGGTCGAAACTGGCGAGACACCGGCGAAAGAAGGGGAGGAAGAGGCCGTCGAGGAGGTAGAGAAGCTCAATTTCGGGCAGACGGTCTACGACGAGGACGGCAACCAACTCGGTCGCATTCGGGGCTTCGAACAGAGCGGGTTCTTCGTCACGACCCGCGACGGTGCCGAGGCGATGAGCGTCGAACACGCCCGCTCGGGCCACGAGTTCGGCGAGGCCGAGCTCATGTGGCGCTGCATGGAGTGCGGTGAGATGGGCGAAATCGACGACGGGCTTCCCGACGAGTGTCCGAACTGCAACACCGAACGGGAGGATCTGATGTACTGGACCGAGGACTGACGACGATACTGCCCGGGAGATCGCTGGCGACACCGGACGACGAGTT encodes:
- a CDS encoding anaerobic ribonucleoside-triphosphate reductase, coding for MVETGETPAKEGEEEAVEEVEKLNFGQTVYDEDGNQLGRIRGFEQSGFFVTTRDGAEAMSVEHARSGHEFGEAELMWRCMECGEMGEIDDGLPDECPNCNTEREDLMYWTED